One window from the genome of Microbulbifer sp. ALW1 encodes:
- a CDS encoding polysaccharide lyase translates to MKNTLISMLLLIFSLPTSATEVRGAIDPVKYTSGKFAVSGWACQTEYNQSINVHLYLDDRAAAGGELVKWAVAERETESAVGDLCGTSGIPHRFRFYFNYDEMNAFQGRKIYVHGISVANTANALLTNSGKYTVFPPYVSYTDGALFRRNFDPKPEAIFESDFLSIASFNGENNVVKARYVPYEKGSHRIVEHLPLTESVNSATLSYDVKFHSDFEFVKGGKLHGLGGGSATTGCNPIDPQGWSVRVTFANGGGVKLYVYDQDRTNNCGHSYNNNVGFTFDKNKWYRIDLYVKMNSAPNNADGLAELYIDGVKIAEKHGVRLSGDQNVEVDKFLFSTFHGGSDASNSPSKIVYSYFDNFLVKSGKVISGTNGFTCEYTENGIFNTSGACCANSCGSCGGSGCGNLDGGAASCCTSSILQSAPICTYPDTKSPCSL, encoded by the coding sequence TTGAAAAATACGCTGATATCTATGTTGCTGCTAATTTTTTCTCTACCTACAAGCGCTACCGAGGTTCGAGGAGCGATTGACCCTGTAAAGTATACCAGCGGTAAGTTTGCAGTGTCGGGATGGGCCTGCCAAACCGAGTATAATCAATCTATCAATGTGCACCTTTACTTGGATGACCGTGCTGCCGCTGGTGGAGAGCTTGTAAAGTGGGCGGTCGCAGAGCGTGAGACTGAGTCGGCTGTGGGTGATTTATGCGGAACCTCAGGCATACCCCATCGCTTTCGCTTTTATTTTAACTACGATGAAATGAACGCATTTCAGGGGCGAAAAATCTATGTCCACGGAATTTCCGTGGCCAATACGGCAAATGCCCTTCTGACAAACTCAGGGAAATACACGGTTTTCCCACCCTATGTATCCTATACAGATGGCGCTCTTTTTCGACGAAACTTCGATCCTAAGCCCGAAGCTATATTTGAATCAGATTTCTTGAGTATCGCGTCTTTCAATGGAGAAAATAATGTAGTTAAGGCGAGATATGTTCCGTATGAGAAAGGTTCGCACCGAATTGTCGAGCACCTGCCATTGACCGAATCTGTAAATTCCGCGACGTTGAGCTACGACGTAAAGTTTCATAGCGATTTTGAATTTGTCAAGGGAGGGAAGCTGCATGGCCTCGGTGGTGGGTCGGCTACAACGGGCTGCAATCCCATTGACCCTCAAGGCTGGAGTGTACGAGTCACATTTGCTAATGGTGGTGGCGTCAAGCTGTATGTTTATGACCAGGATCGAACAAATAACTGCGGGCATTCTTATAATAATAATGTAGGCTTTACGTTTGATAAGAATAAATGGTATCGCATTGATCTCTACGTAAAAATGAATTCAGCTCCAAACAATGCAGATGGCCTAGCTGAGCTTTATATTGATGGCGTAAAAATTGCAGAAAAGCATGGTGTGCGGCTTTCTGGAGATCAAAATGTTGAAGTCGACAAGTTTTTGTTTAGCACCTTTCATGGCGGAAGCGATGCGTCGAACTCACCTTCGAAGATCGTGTACTCTTACTTCGACAACTTTTTGGTGAAGTCAGGGAAGGTAATTTCAGGTACAAATGGGTTTACTTGCGAATACACTGAGAATGGTATTTTCAATACCTCTGGTGCCTGTTGCGCCAATTCATGTGGATCTTGCGGCGGTTCTGGGTGTGGGAATCTGGATGGCGGTGCAGCATCCTGTTGCACTAGCTCGATTCTTCAAAGCGCACCAATTTGCACCTATCCGGACACGAAATCTCCTTGCTCTTTGTAA